AAAGCAAACACCAGCCTCCCAGCACCGCCAACATATCAACGGAAAAATGTCTTCCATTAACACTCGGTGGATTTGGGTGGCCGCAGTAGGGACCGTTTATGTCCCAGCCACAGCCCACCAAGAGCAAAAGGGCCATGAGAAACAAGGTGATACGAATAATCTTTTTCACTTTTGCGCCTCCTTTGTTATTTTTGTCTCCCAACTGGGAAACATTTTAGTGTAGACCTATTGTAAATATTTGTAAAGAGTGATTATTTGGTGGTGATTTTTGGGCTGTTTTTGATACTTTTAAAAAGAAAATAACAACCCACTAAAAATAATACCATACTCACCCACTGATCTAGGCGCAAACCGGCAAAAAACAGCTGGGGGTCAATGCGTAGAAAGCCAACCAGAAAACGACCAAAGGAATAGAGGATCAAATAAAGAGAAAAAATAGCACCAGGTTGGTAGGGTGGCAGGTTTGTAGAGTGGCAGGGAATTAATAAACGCCGGCGGTGTAAAAAAATAAGCAGAATAAAAATCAAGAAACACCACAAACTCTCATACAAGAATATGGGCTGAAAATATTCAAAATTTTCGTAGCCAGCCAAACGGTTGGTAAAATTAATGGGAATAGCAAAAGGCAAATCAGTCGGTCGGCCGTAAAGCTCCTGATTGAAATAATTGCCAAAGCGGCCGAGCGCCTGCCCCAAAGCGACAAGCGGCGCAAAAATATCTAGGAGTAATAGAAAATTTATTTCTTTAAATTGCCCACGGTGTTTTCGATAATAAAAATAAATAAAAACAGCCCCGCCAATAATGGCGCCGTGAATAGCCAGGCCGCCTTGCCAGATTTTTATAATATCAAAAGGATGAACAAGATAATATGAAAATTCAGAAAATACATGCCAGAGACGGGCGCCCAGAAAGCCAAAAATAATCACATAAAAAGCCAGATCAAAAAACAAATGATCTGACAATTTGTGGCGGCGAAATAACTTTCTTCCCAACCAAGCGCCGATAATTATAGAGATAGAAATCAAAAGGCCATACCAGTGAATCTTGGCAAAACCAAAATCAAAAAGAACAGGAGAAGGGTGAAGTGTATGGAGAAACATGGAAATAAATCAAATGCAAAAAACAAAAATCAGAATTAAGGTTTAATTATTTTAGGAGTGGGTCGATCAGAGCTTCTAGTTGTTCAAGAGGCAAAGCGCCTGGCAGATAGCGGCCGTTCAAAAAGCTGGCCGGTGCGCCATCTACCCCTTTAATAATAGCCTCATTATAATCAGCTTGGATCTTGGCATCATACTTGCCGCTCGACACACAGGCGGAAAAAATATCTTTGTCCAGGCCTAGGCCAACGGCGGCCTCTTCATAAAATTCTGGGCTGAGCTTATCCTGATTTTTATAAAGATCAGTAGCATATTCCCAAAATTTGTTTTGTTCTCCGGCACATTCAGCGGCCGTGGCTGAGGAAACAGAACCGACACTTTGCAAGCTCAGGGGTAAATGCTTCCAAACAATACGCATTTTGTCAGAGCGGTTTTTGATAAATTCTTCTAGGGTGACAAAATATTCCCGACAATAAGGGCAAGTGAAATCGCCAAAAACGACCATGGTTATTTTGGCATCTTTTTTGCCCCAGATATGGTCCGTGTCGCCAATATTAAATGAGACTACTTTATTTTCCTCGGTTGGAGCGGTTGTTTTTTTTGATAATCTCAGATAATGATAAGTGGAAAAAATGGCAACACCCAAAACCAAACCAAAGAGAAAAATAAACCAAGGCGAACGGCTGGAAGACGATTTTTTTTGGGGGGGAGTAATTGATTCTGGTAACATAAATAAAAAATTAATTGATACCTAAAATTTGATTGAGGCGCGCCTTGTCAAAACCAACGATAACCTCTTCGGTACTGTCATCTTTGGCTATGATAGACACTGGCACGCCCATCTGGCCAGATTTTTTTACCATTTCTTCGGCCGCGGCCTCGTCAGTGGCCACATTAATATCTTCAAATTGAATACCCTTGCCCTTGAGATAGTCTTTGAGCATGTGGCAATAGGGGCACATGGGAGTGGAATAGATTTTTATCTGCATATAAATATCTTAATTTTTAATTATAATAATTATAACATTTTTTATAAAAAATAAAACGGGCGGAAATATCCCGCCCGTTTTGGATTAATAAGTCTAGCGTTCTTCCCAGCTCGGAGCTTCATAACAATAAGAGCTGGCGTTGGCGTTGGCGTCCTCATAAGAAGGATCACCATCTTCATTGATAGTCACAATCTTGTAATAATATCTGACCTTGGGGATTATCTCTTTGTCGGGAATAGTACAGCGAGCGGCATTATCAGCACAGACCAGACACTCAGCGCCTCCAGTCGGACAACTGCTCTGATTTTTGGCCATTTCTTTGAATAACTCTGTGGGGTTGGGAGAGGTGCCTTTGTAGATCTGATAAGTATAACCAGAGACGCCACCGACATTGATATGATCCCAGCCAAGCGTGAGCTGGCCACAGATAGAGCTGATGGTAAAATTCTGAACGACACTATCCGTCGTGCCATATCTCGGGCACTGGTTGTTCAGAGTGCCATGGCAAACGGGAGAAACCGTAGAATCATAAATGCCGCCACTCCCCACAACAGCAAA
The Candidatus Kuenenbacteria bacterium genome window above contains:
- a CDS encoding thioredoxin domain-containing protein translates to MLPESITPPQKKSSSSRSPWFIFLFGLVLGVAIFSTYHYLRLSKKTTAPTEENKVVSFNIGDTDHIWGKKDAKITMVVFGDFTCPYCREYFVTLEEFIKNRSDKMRIVWKHLPLSLQSVGSVSSATAAECAGEQNKFWEYATDLYKNQDKLSPEFYEEAAVGLGLDKDIFSACVSSGKYDAKIQADYNEAIIKGVDGAPASFLNGRYLPGALPLEQLEALIDPLLK
- the lgt gene encoding prolipoprotein diacylglyceryl transferase, whose translation is MFLHTLHPSPVLFDFGFAKIHWYGLLISISIIIGAWLGRKLFRRHKLSDHLFFDLAFYVIIFGFLGARLWHVFSEFSYYLVHPFDIIKIWQGGLAIHGAIIGGAVFIYFYYRKHRGQFKEINFLLLLDIFAPLVALGQALGRFGNYFNQELYGRPTDLPFAIPINFTNRLAGYENFEYFQPIFLYESLWCFLIFILLIFLHRRRLLIPCHSTNLPPYQPGAIFSLYLILYSFGRFLVGFLRIDPQLFFAGLRLDQWVSMVLFLVGCYFLFKSIKNSPKITTK
- a CDS encoding NrdH-redoxin, yielding MYMQIKIYSTPMCPYCHMLKDYLKGKGIQFEDINVATDEAAAEEMVKKSGQMGVPVSIIAKDDSTEEVIVGFDKARLNQILGIN